From the Callithrix jacchus isolate 240 chromosome 22, calJac240_pri, whole genome shotgun sequence genome, the window tactctgcgtcctgagtgtctgggaccacaggcacacgtcATCACAGCCAGCTggcttttgtagttttagtagagatggggatttgccacgttgcccaggctggtctcaatctcctgagctcaagtgatcctcctgtcctcccaaagtgctggaattacaagcgggAGCTATTGTGCTCGGCCCAGTTTGATAATTTCGATAATTTTGATTACCACCATTTTACAGGCGAGGAAACAGAAAAGTGAAGttacttgtccaagatcacatggCTGGTAAATAGCAGACCTAGGCTTTGAGCCTGCGCCTCCTCGGAGACCCTCTCCAGTGCCATGGGAGTCATACTACACTGCCTCCTGAGGAAATGCCCCTTGGGAGTGACACCAAGGCCTCTGGTAAGTTCTGTCCTCCCCAGGAATTCACAGAGGTGACCTCTGCCCACTCCTCTAACATTCTGGGTGAAGCAGGTCCCATGGTACCGCTGAGCATTGTAAGAATGGCGTGAGTGCCCCCCTGAGGAACCGAGGGTGCATTACACTGGCAGCTTCCAACTTGACACTGAATTCATTTACAGGTATTtcattagttttttatttttgttttgagacggaatttttttttttcttatccagGCTgaaggctggaattacaggtacccaccagcCCACGCAGCTATTTTATTGGTTCTTATAATGGCCTTATTAACATGAATTTCACATGCCATGCAGTTCACCCAGTTAAACCGTGCAGTTTGAttgaattgtttgttttcttttttttgagaccgagtctcgctctgtcagcagGCGGGATTgctgtggcgcaatcttagctcactgcaatctccatctcctgggttcaagcgattctcagcctcctgaattgttgggactacaggtgcgcgccaccttgcacagctaatttttctatttttagtaaagatggggtttcaccatgttggccaggctcatcttgaattcctgaccttgtgatctgcccaccttggcctctcacagtgctggaatcacaggcgtgagccaccacgcctggcacgaattctgtttttaaaagcattttacttttgatttactttcatatttttagaaggAGTGTATCTGACAATCACAAGAGAAAGTAATTGCCCTTACTACCACTGTTCTGtctgtatatacatatgtttttatatatagataGAAAGTTCCACGTGCTTCTCTCCATTCCCCCCACTGTGCTGTCCTAGCATATCCCCTTCAATGATGTACATAAATTAGAGATAtgcttgtttaaaacaaaatcaatacacagctgggcacggtggcccacacctgtaatcccatcactttgagaggccaaggtgagtagatcacttgaggccaggagttcgagattagcctggccaacatggtgaaccccatctctactaaaaatacaaacattagccaggtgtggtgtgtacacctatgatcccagctactcacgaggctgaggtgggcggatcggtggaacctggaaggcggaagttacagtgagctgagattacatcactgtactccagcctgggcaacagagcgactccatcttaaaaaaaaaaaaaaaacaaaaacacacacacacacaagaacttTATAAGGGAGAATGAAAGTTGGTTCCTGTTCACCCCGTTCCTCTTGTTCCCACCGAGAGGCCCCATTAGCTTTTAGGTGTATTTCCTCCAGAACTTCCCTGTTCTGTGGGATTCCCACATACCTCACacatttgtttccttgtttctttttctttcaacataagTGGGGTCTACATGTTATCCTGTGAGGCCTCACCTTTTCTGGAACCCTGAGGCAGCTTTGCATCCGTATATAATGATAGTCACTGCCTCTAAGGGCTGCTGTGAGACTCCGATGAGATCATGGGTCTCAAGTGCTGAGCAGAGCAACTTGCATTAGTTGCACTCTAAGTGCTCAGTAATAACACTTACTTTTTGgatgggtgcggtgactcatgtctgtaatgccagcacttttgggagactgaggcaggtggatcacttgagctcagaagttcaagaccatctcaCCATCAACATGGTGAGACGTCTCCACGAAAtaaaaaactgtgtgtgtgtgtgtgttttgagagagactctctgtcacccaggctggagtgcactggcatgctcatggctcactgcaacctctgcctctcgggttctagtgatcctcttgcctcagcctaccaaatagctgggattacaggctcctgccaccatgcccagctaatttttgtgtttttagtagagacagagtttcagcatgttggtcaggctggtcttgaacccctgacctcaagtgatcttcccacctccacctcccaaactgctggggttacaggcatgagccaccatgccaggcaacaGTTATTTTATAGCACATCCACAAAAGGGCTGAGTGTCTTGCCTAAAAGGTGCCCGATGTTTTCTTGTTACATTCCCTCCGCCGTGCTCCTGAGCTTGGCCATGTGCTCACCAGCCTAGTTCCCCACCTGTGTGCCCTGGAGGGATGTGCATTCTCTGAGGCTAAAACCACTGAACCTGGCACATGCCACATCCAGCTGTGGGCCTCAGGAAATGCTGAACTGGACTGCTTTTCAGAAGCAGAGTTGCGTTTCCCTCGGCAAGCTACCTCCCCTCTCTGTCTCAGTCCCCTTGTGTGTAAACTGGGGATAACTGAAGGACCCTCCACATGGGATTGCTGTGAGGATGACGAGGCACTGAGATATGGTCCCCACTTTTATCCTTGCCTTCCCGCCGGGGCGGGCAGCCAGGTAACTCACTTTTATTCTTGTGCCTGTCCAGAGAAGACCACTCATTTCATTGACTccatccataaatatttatttttaaatttgttttaatcagaCAAATAAGTTCTATTggtgtctaaaaagaaaaattcacccAACATTGAAACATACCGCAAGGTTTAGGttactgttttcttgtttttcactCACTGCAGCGTGAGGAACAAATCACAAACACTTTAGAGAAACAGAACAGTGCGGATTTTACAGAATCATTTAAAATCTCTGTATTGTGTTCCTCAAATACCTAGAGCAGTCTGTGCATAAAAACATCAGTGTTGTCTGTACCCTTAAAACTTGGCATCAGCCTAAAGACATGGGTAAGATGTACTACTGCTGGCTATTTCAAAATTACTGCCTTATCCAACCTAATGACAGTTATCTAAAAAACTGTTTCTATAGGAAGTCTCTGACAAGCTGTTATTCATTTCCTTGAGGTTAAAAAAATCTGGGGgcaacatttatattttgttagaaaacattttaaaaatgttttactacGTTCATATTAAGAACAGTATCTgtggccgggcgccatggctcacgcctgtaatcccagcactttgggaggctaaggtgggcgggtcatgaagtcaggagtccaagaccagcctagccaatatggtgaaaccctgtctctactaaaaatacaaaaattagctgggcgtggtggcaggcacctgtaatcccagctactcgggaggctgaggcaggagaatcacctgaaccggggaggcagaggttgcagtgagctgagatcacgccactgcactccagcctgggtaacagagtgagactccgtttcacaaaaataaaaagaaccattTTGATACAAGTCAGTTGTACAGTTATTTTAAGAGAAAGGTGAACATGAACATTAGATCAATTCTGGCAGACAAAAGTGAACTATGGTCTAGTCAGCCATTGTCTATTACAGAGAGATGACAGCTTCACAAAGGGTTTCGCTGACCTACTGAGAGATGATGATGTTCCCTGAGTCTCTGTGTCTTCTACCACTGGTTCACCCTGTTAGCAACTGTGTCACTCTTAGGtccatatttattgagcacctactatgtgctctGAGCCCTGGGATATAGTGGTGAACAATTAGAGCCTGTCCTCACTGAGTGGAGGTGCAgtgtgtgggagacagaatacACTCGAGTATACGAGCCCTGAGAGGGCTGGAGGCGGGCAGTACTCTAAAGGAGAAGACAGCGTGGGAGGGGACAGAGGGATGAGAGCCCTCCGCATCGATCACAGATCCGCAGGATGTGAGGGGGGTCATACAGGGAAGAGCAAACCCCCAGTGCTAAGGCCTGGGAGGTCaccttgggcagcagagtgagtgAGAGGGAGGGGAGGTTGGGGGAGTCACAGCTTTCTAGGATGGACTGGGAATTCCTTACTTTCTCCCTCTGCTGTGATTCAAGGCACcctggcaaatccaggaaacagcTCTGCCCAGCAGCTGGCTCCAGGTGGGCCGAGTGGAATTCTGGAACTACTGCCGGTGCTACCAAGAAGACCTGGATTTTGTTCTCAGGCACATCAATGGGGGAGAAAAGGTGGGTACACATCACCACCCCATTCCCAAGTCGGGTACAGGGTGCCACGAGGTGGATGAACCTAGCTGCGGCGTCTGCCCTGTCACTCACAGCTCCACATTTCCACCTGAATGGCTGCTGCAGGGGTTGGGAGTAGATTGTGGCAGTGAAAGTCGTTAGAGCGCATCCAACTTGTAGAAGTGAAAGCTTAAGTGAACTGATAGCCCAGAGACCAAATGAGCCCCACAGATATgttttggaagttttttttttttttttttgagacaggctctcactctctcgcccaggctagagtgcagtggtgtgatctcagcccactgcaactgcAGCTTCCCAAGTGGGGGGACTACAAGTGGTtcagactacaggcgtgtgccacatgcctggctcatttttgtattttctgtagagatgggatctcattatgttgcccaggctggtctgcaactcgagttcaagtgatctgcccacctcagactcccaaagtgctgggattataggagtcagccaccatgcctggcccctggaagtttttttttttccgggcggggtgggggggtggtttctgagacagagtcttactctgctgcccaagccggagtgcagtggcatcatctcagctcattgcaacctccatcccccgggttcaagtgattctcctgcttcagtctcctgagtatctgggactacaggtacatgccaccacgcctggctaatttttgtatttttagtagagacaggatttcaccgtgttggccaggctggttttaaactcctgactcaggcgatccacccgctttggcctcctaaagtgctgggattataggcatgagccactgtgcctggcccttgctAAGTCTTCATGGCTTATGTTATGTCATGAGAATTTCTGTACGTATGCTGCTCTGTGACACCCAGGGAAAATTGGAGATGAGGAATATCATTATCGGCCATCAACTGGAGAACTTAGTTCCTTCAAACGAGGACGTGTGGAGACCAGGTCATGGCAAAGGGCACTGAAGATCTGCTTGAATCTTTCAGGTATTTCAACAGCTGATGAGGGGAAACTCGCCATCGGAGGTGTGAAAAACCGTGTGGAGAAATGAGGAAATGCCTAATTATTAGTAAATAGTTACTGAGTCGAAACAAATAGGGCTTTGTTGGAAATTCCTTCTGCCTCTTATGTGTCTCCTTTGAGGTCTCTAGTAACCTATAAAAAGCTGAGGAATTCCTTTTGGGAGCCTGGCAAAGGGAAGAGAGTCCTTCTTGACCCTTGGCCAAACACCCTTAAAGGAGTGTCTCTGGGCAGTGGGTGAGGGACGGGGTGTGGAGTTGCGTTGACGAGATGACCAATGCCTGAGGTAGGGCAGAGATAAGGGCACTGTGGGGCAGGGCTAAGTCCAGATGCCAGCATTCCCACCACACCCGGTCCCTTCTATCCTCCAGGTTGGCATCATGGGGCGGACGGGGGCAGGGAAGTCGTCCCTGACCCTGGGCTTCGTTCGGATCAACGAGTTTGCCGAAGGAACGATCATCATCGATGACATCACCATTGCCAAGATCGGCCTGCACAACCTCTGCTTCAAGATTTCATCCCCCAGATGGGGTCTGGGTGCTACCCAAGAGGTGAGCCAGGGGTGGCATGCCCTATGACTGCACTAACAGTGATGTATGTTTAGTTTGGGGACAAACATACTTGTGGccctacttcattttttttcttcctgaaacagGGTCTTTTTTCCCCTGAAGTCCGTCTCCATgcaattcagctcactgcaacctctgcctcccaggctcaagcgattctcctaagccagcctcctgagtagctgggactacaggcacatgccaccacacccagttaattaatttttttttaaagaggagatggggtttcaccatgttgtccaggctgctcttaaactcctgggctcaaacgatctgcccaccttggcctcccaagtgctgggattattacaagtgtgagccaccacacctggccttcattATTCTTATTGATTAGGCTATGCTGCTGCTTCCCTGAATTTCCTCTTAGAATTAACAATGTGGAAAATCACTGAGTATCACTCCCGACTTCCTTTCCCTGCAAGTGGTAGTTTTCTGAGCATCCAGAAAAATCCAAAAGGacactgtcttctctctctcttgtcaGAGTCAGACTGAGAATCTCTAGCCCTTCTAAGAGCTAGACAagaaataagaatgttttcttttgaattttagatCACGGGGCGCACATGCGGGCTTGTTACACGGGCACCTGTGTAATGTTGGCCCTTGGGCTTCTGTGGATCTCATCACCCTAATACTGAACAGAGCACCCGAGAGTGAGTTTCTCAGCCATTCCCCTCCTCCATCTCTCCTTACTTTTGGATGCTCCCgttctgttgttcccatctttacaTCCACGAACACCCAGAGTTCAGCTACCACTTaaaggtgagaacatgcagtgtttggtaagaaaaagtattttttttttccaaattgagcctcccaggctcaagcgacagagtctcgctatgtgtCCCAGGATGGAgtaaagtggtgtgatctcagctcactgcaatctctgcctcctgagttcaagtgattctcctgcctcagcctcccaagtagctgggattacaggtgcacaccaccatgcctggctagttctggtatttgtagtagagacggggtttcaccatgttacacaggctggttttcaaactcctgatctcaagtgatctgcctgcctcagcctcccacacacagtgctgggattacaggggtgagccaacaTCCCTGACCAAAATAAGGATTTTCTAGATTAATCTCTGGAGGACAGAAATCCACAGGACTTTACCATGAGGATTTACCTCTCAATTCTGTAAGGTTCTCAACCCATGTTCATATTGAAGCCTCAAGGAAGTTGTATGGAAAGGAAATCTGTCTTATTCTGCCAGACTTGGattttccagacttttttttccGTTATTAAGGAATTTATTTTGGAGGGGGgagcagtcttgctctgtcacccagagtggagtgcagtggcctgatctcagctcgtGCAGCcactacctcttgggttcaagtgattctcctgcctcagcctcccgagtagctgggactagaggtgtatgccaccacacccggctaatttttgtatttttagtagagaccgggttttgccatgttggccaggctggtctcaaactcctgaccttaagtgaagtgcccaccttggcctcccaaagtgctgggattataggcatgagccactgtacctggcctttttctGCATTATTAACATCACCAGAAACAGTGATTCTGAGGAGCTCTGAAACCCCACCTTCACCAGTCCTGGCCAGAAGTCCTTGTGACTCACCTCTTCATGCATGTCAGCGTGACGTAGGCATCACATGCCACCACTCTCTTTTCTCCGAACAGGACCCTGTTTTGCTTTCGCGTTCCTTCTGCATGAAGCTGGACCCGTTCAGCCAGTACTCAGATAGTCTGGACGTCCCTGGAGCTGGCTCACCTGAAGGACTTCGCATCAGCCCTTCCTGATAGGCTGGACCGTGAGTGCGCAGAAGGTGGAGAGAACCTCAGGTAGGCGGGGGTAGACTCAAGGTCTCCTAGGTGCTACCTCAGTAGGGGTGTTTCAATATTCTGCCCAGATGTGTCAGACCTGGATTTGAGTCCCAGTTGTGCTGATGTCCCATTTGTCCCTTCAGcttttggagcctcagtttctgtatctgtaaaatgggtctaATTGCAGGCTCTTTGTACCAGGAGGTATAATAACCAGATGGACAATGCATTTCCTTTTATACACACCAGCTCCATTCAGTTGACCGTGGCCATCAATTGTTAAGCTAGAGAAAGGCTTCTGTATCAGTTGGTCACTAGCACTGCTCTGAGCCCCCCAAGTCCCCAGCTGTCTTGGTTCTTCTCCCAACTACTGGAGATCTGTCCATGACTCAGTAACTAGAGCATTAATGCCTGGCACAGCAGGGGCACCTCTGGGGTCCAACTCTGGTCTTCTTTGTGGGTACCTGGTTCTGGTTTGGTTATCCATCTCCATGACAACCAATCACAAAGTCTCAGTCACATTCAAACAAAGCAGTGATCTCTGCTCCCTTGCGAGGGCAGTCAGGCAGGTGGCTCTGCTGATCTCGGCTGGGCTCACATCATGTCTTGGGATCAGCAGGCTGTCGGCTGATCTACTTGGCCTCAGGTGGGACAAGAAGGGTATGTGTGCATTCCTCATTCTCCAGCAGACCTGACCTTCTTGGGCATGTGGTCATGGCGATGACAAGGGCACAAGAGCGTATAAAGTCCCATGTGCATCTCGCAGTATTCTTTTGGCTGGCCTTATGTTTGCTGGTGTCCCATTGGCCAAAACAAGGTACATGTCTGCGTGCAGAGGCAACTGTCATGGCCCCACAGTTGGATAGAGATGCATGGATATgaggcctttttttgtttttgaggcagggtctctgtcacccaggctggagtgcagtggcgcaatctcagctgcaaactccacccccaggctcaagcaattgtcctgcctctgcctcccaagtagctaggatgacatgtgcccaccaccacacccagctaatttttgcatttttagtagagatggagtatcaccacattggccagattggtcttgaactcctggcctcaagtgatccacctgccttggcctcagagtgctgggttacaggtgtgagccactgtgtctggctcttttttttaagagacagggtctccgtctgttgcctaggctggagtacagtggctcgagctcagcctcaaactcatggactcaagcaatcctcctgcctcagcctcccgagtaactgagactacagaagtgtgccaccacatccaacaaatttttttacttttgttttttggaaagacagaggtcttgttttgtttcccaggctggtctcaaactcctggctgcaagcaatcctcccacctcagccaccaaagtgctgggtttgtaggtgtgagccactgttttgAGATGATTATGAACCTGCATCTTGCTGAATAGATGTGTTCAGATTGACCAGTGATGTCTGCTGCAGGCACAGATGTTGGGAGTGGATGGGCTTTTCTGGTCAAGGACCACAGAGTGTCTTGTCTCACTTCTCCCAGCCTGTGCCTAGGTTCAGGGTCGGGGTGGTTTGACCCAACACTGTCTACTACTGGTCTTTTTCTTCCAGTAAAGTGTCAGGCAGCACCAGCTTGTGTGCTGGCTCGGGCCCTGCTGAGCAAGATGAAGATCCTTGGATCCTTGTGTTGGATGAGGCCACAGCGGCCGTGGACCTGGAAATGGGTAACCTCATTCAGTCCACCATCCGGATGCAGTTCAAAGGATGCAGTGTCTTCACCATTGCCCAGTGGCTCAACACCACCATAGACTATGCAAGGTGATGCCCCTGGCACAGTGGCCTCTGGACTTTTGGAGTTTGCCTTACTCACTGGCTCAttaagtcattcattcaacactgtCCCTATTCCTAGTGACAGACCCCGTGGGTGGCTCCTCTCTTCATACTGGATGGTAccaggttggttttttttttttttttttgagatggagtcttgctctataactcaggctggag encodes:
- the LOC118150237 gene encoding multidrug resistance-associated protein 1; translated protein: MGRTGAGKSSLTLGFVRINEFAEGTIIIDDITIAKIGLHNLCFKISSPRWGLGATQEDPVLLSRSFCMKLDPFSQYSDSLDVPGAGSPEGLRISPS